In Polaribacter sp. L3A8, a genomic segment contains:
- a CDS encoding RagB/SusD family nutrient uptake outer membrane protein produces the protein MLYLNKTKIFSVLIVLSIFLYSCNDLKEEVFSFNTQSNAIVDIKGVDLAMNGVYDAWISALGNRLFRWSICSGPSQYTVCRFDPTNRDARYVSYLWDPSDRFFTTRIWTLAYQTIQRANIVIDAIPNADISEAQAENRLAEARFLRANEYFFMVRLFGGVPLHLVPTSEVNSDLLNGNSLPRNSAQEVYDAIIADLEYAQDKLPATRPTNENGRPTSGAVKSLLGEVYLQMAGLKQSNPSLGITGGSYQMAVDKLLEVVNSNVYDLQPTYKDVFDTNNEFNNEIIWAQPNIIGNTFAGNLIPWALRPPNTPGAGSAGVGAFNEWALSLEFYESFEPTDPRRDVTMAYSYEAFNGETITFNQPPFPVFENGITTYDETTGLGFNKWFEGGGNGTNSNENDEVFIRYADVLLMLAEAYVGAGNSTQALPHINRVRSRVGLASLGSVTLENIKQERAWELAGEYQEYFDLQRWGDVEKAMQEGPDAVADYAERYETMPLPSDALQGNGNLVQNAGW, from the coding sequence ATGTTATACTTAAATAAAACTAAAATTTTTTCAGTACTAATTGTACTTTCTATTTTCCTCTATTCATGTAACGACTTGAAAGAAGAAGTGTTCTCATTTAATACCCAATCTAATGCAATTGTAGATATAAAAGGTGTTGATCTGGCAATGAATGGTGTTTACGATGCTTGGATTTCTGCATTAGGTAACAGGTTATTTAGATGGTCTATTTGCTCTGGACCAAGCCAGTATACGGTTTGTAGATTTGATCCTACTAATAGAGATGCACGTTATGTATCCTACCTTTGGGATCCTTCAGATCGATTTTTTACAACCCGAATTTGGACATTAGCTTATCAAACCATACAACGAGCAAATATTGTTATTGATGCAATTCCAAATGCAGATATATCTGAAGCACAGGCCGAAAATAGACTAGCAGAAGCTAGATTTTTAAGAGCAAACGAGTATTTTTTTATGGTTAGGTTGTTTGGTGGAGTGCCTTTACATTTAGTACCTACTAGTGAAGTAAATAGCGATTTACTTAATGGTAATTCATTGCCTAGAAATAGTGCACAAGAAGTATATGATGCTATTATTGCCGATTTAGAATATGCGCAAGATAAGTTACCAGCTACAAGACCAACAAATGAAAATGGACGTCCAACCTCTGGAGCCGTAAAAAGTTTATTAGGTGAGGTATATCTTCAAATGGCAGGTTTAAAACAGTCTAATCCTAGTTTAGGAATAACTGGAGGTAGCTACCAAATGGCTGTAGATAAATTATTAGAAGTGGTAAACTCTAATGTTTATGATTTACAACCAACTTACAAAGATGTATTTGATACTAACAATGAATTTAATAATGAAATTATATGGGCTCAGCCAAATATAATTGGTAATACATTTGCAGGAAATCTAATACCATGGGCTCTACGACCACCTAATACACCAGGTGCTGGTTCTGCTGGGGTAGGTGCCTTTAATGAATGGGCACTTTCATTAGAGTTTTACGAATCATTTGAACCTACTGACCCAAGGAGAGACGTTACCATGGCTTATAGTTATGAAGCATTTAATGGAGAAACGATTACATTTAATCAACCTCCATTTCCAGTTTTTGAAAACGGAATTACTACTTATGATGAAACTACAGGATTAGGTTTTAATAAGTGGTTTGAAGGTGGCGGTAACGGAACAAATTCAAATGAAAATGATGAAGTTTTTATTCGTTACGCAGATGTGTTGCTTATGCTAGCAGAGGCTTATGTGGGGGCAGGGAACTCTACTCAAGCTTTACCACATATTAATAGAGTTAGAAGCAGAGTTGGTCTAGCCTCATTGGGTAGTGTAACCTTAGAAAATATTAAGCAAGAACGAGCTTGGGAACTAGCAGGAGAATATCAAGAATATTTTGATTTACAGCGCTGGGGTGATGTTGAAAAGGCTATGCAAGAGGGGCCAGATGCTGTTGCAGATTATGCAGAAAGGTATGAAACCATGCCATTGCCGTCTGATGCCTTACAAGGTAATGGAAATCTTGTACAAAATGCTGGATGGTAA
- a CDS encoding sulfatase family protein — MNTNKVLGVFFIVAIALSSCANIKKNKNTKPVIESKKKPNIVYILTDQWRGSALGYAGDTNVKTPNLDKFAKESVNFTNAVSVTPVCTPHRAALLTGKYPTTTGMFINDLYLPEEELCMAEIFKSEGYSTAYWGKWHLDGHGRSNYIPKERRQGFDYWKALECSHDYNKMPYYDNEDTNIKYWDEYSPFAITKDANKYLSEHANDENPFLMFISIATPHFPHYSAPQKYKDMYPTEALKINPNVPKNLEEKTRKELQGYYAHCTATDEAIGSVLAKIKALNLSDNTIIVFSADHGEMMGGHGEVPFTKQLAWDESTRVPFLISYPGIHQNKGAVVNAPINTPDILPSLLGLTNSKVPNSIEGEDISQLIKNPDPNADRVALLMGVSPFANSYKDASYRAIRTKQYSYTCSPQGASQLFDNVKDPYQMNNLLDKPEFETLQKELDAKLQKALKDVGDDFKPKEFYLKKWSYVLDENRKSIDYWSWEKGNGVVQSPKAVSN, encoded by the coding sequence ATGAATACAAATAAGGTACTAGGTGTTTTTTTTATAGTAGCCATAGCGTTATCAAGTTGTGCTAATATCAAGAAAAATAAAAACACAAAACCTGTAATAGAATCTAAGAAGAAACCTAATATCGTTTATATTTTAACCGATCAATGGAGAGGTTCGGCTTTAGGGTATGCTGGAGATACCAATGTTAAAACACCTAATCTAGATAAGTTTGCTAAGGAGTCTGTAAATTTTACAAACGCAGTTTCGGTAACACCGGTTTGTACACCGCACAGAGCTGCATTACTTACCGGAAAGTACCCAACTACTACAGGTATGTTTATAAACGATTTGTATTTGCCAGAAGAGGAATTATGTATGGCCGAAATTTTTAAATCAGAAGGCTATTCTACTGCTTATTGGGGTAAATGGCATTTAGATGGTCATGGACGATCTAATTACATCCCAAAAGAAAGACGTCAGGGTTTTGACTATTGGAAAGCATTAGAATGTTCTCACGATTATAATAAAATGCCTTATTATGATAATGAAGATACAAACATTAAATATTGGGACGAATATTCGCCTTTTGCTATTACCAAAGATGCTAATAAATATTTGAGTGAACACGCAAATGATGAAAATCCATTTTTAATGTTTATTTCTATAGCTACGCCTCATTTTCCGCACTATAGTGCACCTCAGAAGTATAAAGACATGTATCCAACGGAAGCGTTAAAAATCAACCCAAATGTTCCTAAAAATTTAGAAGAAAAAACACGTAAAGAATTACAAGGCTACTATGCACATTGTACAGCAACAGATGAAGCTATTGGTAGTGTTTTAGCAAAAATTAAAGCATTAAATTTATCAGATAATACTATTATAGTGTTTTCTGCAGATCACGGAGAAATGATGGGTGGGCACGGAGAAGTGCCTTTTACAAAACAATTAGCTTGGGATGAATCTACTAGAGTTCCGTTTTTAATAAGCTACCCAGGTATTCATCAAAATAAAGGAGCTGTAGTAAATGCACCCATAAATACACCAGATATTTTACCTTCTTTGTTGGGTTTAACAAACAGTAAAGTACCAAATAGTATAGAGGGCGAAGACATCTCTCAGTTAATAAAAAATCCTGATCCAAATGCAGATCGTGTTGCTTTATTAATGGGTGTTAGTCCTTTTGCAAACAGTTATAAAGATGCTTCTTACAGAGCTATTAGAACTAAGCAATATAGTTATACATGCAGTCCACAAGGCGCAAGTCAACTTTTTGACAACGTTAAAGATCCGTATCAAATGAATAATTTACTGGATAAACCAGAGTTTGAAACACTACAAAAAGAGTTAGATGCTAAACTTCAAAAAGCATTAAAAGATGTGGGAGATGATTTTAAACCCAAAGAATTTTATCTAAAAAAATGGAGTTATGTATTGGATGAAAACAGAAAGTCTATAGATTATTGGAGCTGGGAAAAAGGAAACGGCGTAGTACAATCACCAAAAGCAGTTTCTAATTAA
- a CDS encoding UxaA family hydrolase: MKNFVQLHANDNIVIALINFEAGAIIKVGDKEIILKDTINFGHKIAIKEIAKKAKILKYGLSIGSATQNIVVGEHVHSHNLETDYLMTDPK; the protein is encoded by the coding sequence ATGAAAAATTTTGTTCAATTACATGCCAACGATAATATTGTAATTGCTTTAATAAATTTTGAGGCAGGTGCTATTATTAAAGTAGGTGATAAAGAAATTATATTAAAAGATACTATTAATTTTGGTCATAAAATAGCTATTAAGGAAATAGCAAAAAAAGCTAAAATATTAAAATACGGACTTTCTATTGGCAGTGCAACTCAAAATATAGTGGTTGGAGAACATGTGCATAGCCATAATTTAGAAACCGATTATTTAATGACCGATCCAAAGTAA
- a CDS encoding DNA-binding transcriptional regulator, whose amino-acid sequence MKKVFVQLEAGRGYGRDLLKGIHQYNNQFFNWEIIFEPAYYLKKSKTEDINKLITLMKPDGCILENIDNMSMISKLGIPFIQANSLNYIDNTPYLKGNYEADGKVAVNYFLAVGFKKLAFFGVKDLAWSDGRYQSFKNHAKLNSINVYQYLAEIKPKKGLNYNFEDIIKWLKSLPKPIGILCCNDDFGQMLIRACSMGNIKIPYEVAVLGIDNDQLLCNLTHPKLSSIARNHTKAAFSACKILDKMMNNEVIDNYIIPTEPLDVVVRTSTDIIACNDKEVIKALHYIRNNIHLNISVTQVVNATNISRRSLYSRFKEVTKNTIYDEIQLQKLKKFKDLLRNKNLSVKEIAYSLGFDDATHISRWFSNIEGIAPLKWRNENT is encoded by the coding sequence ATGAAAAAAGTTTTTGTTCAGCTAGAAGCAGGCCGTGGCTATGGTAGAGATTTATTAAAAGGGATACATCAATACAATAATCAATTTTTTAATTGGGAGATTATTTTTGAACCTGCTTATTATCTAAAAAAATCTAAAACAGAAGACATTAATAAACTTATAACATTAATGAAACCAGATGGTTGTATTCTTGAAAATATAGACAATATGTCTATGATTTCTAAACTCGGAATTCCGTTTATACAAGCCAACAGCTTAAACTATATTGATAACACGCCCTATTTAAAAGGAAATTACGAAGCTGATGGCAAAGTAGCTGTGAATTACTTTTTAGCGGTTGGTTTTAAAAAACTAGCTTTTTTTGGTGTTAAAGATTTAGCATGGTCTGATGGTAGGTATCAAAGTTTTAAAAATCATGCTAAATTAAACAGTATTAATGTTTATCAATATTTAGCTGAAATTAAACCTAAAAAAGGGTTAAATTATAATTTTGAAGATATTATAAAATGGTTAAAATCATTACCAAAACCTATAGGAATTCTATGTTGTAATGATGATTTTGGACAAATGTTAATTAGAGCTTGCTCTATGGGGAATATAAAAATACCTTATGAAGTTGCTGTTTTAGGTATTGATAATGACCAATTACTGTGTAATTTAACACATCCAAAATTATCTAGTATTGCAAGAAACCATACCAAAGCCGCTTTTAGTGCCTGTAAAATTTTAGACAAGATGATGAATAATGAAGTTATTGATAATTATATTATTCCTACAGAACCACTAGATGTAGTTGTACGTACCTCTACAGATATTATTGCTTGTAATGATAAAGAAGTTATTAAAGCACTTCATTACATTAGAAATAATATACATTTAAATATAAGTGTAACACAGGTTGTAAATGCTACTAATATAAGTAGAAGAAGTTTGTATTCTAGATTTAAGGAGGTTACAAAAAATACGATCTACGACGAAATACAATTACAAAAACTAAAAAAATTTAAAGACCTACTAAGAAATAAAAATTTATCTGTTAAAGAAATTGCCTATAGTCTTGGTTTTGATGATGCTACGCATATAAGCAGGTGGTTTTCGAATATAGAAGGCATTGCTCCTTTAAAATGGAGGAATGAAAATACATAA
- a CDS encoding UxaA family hydrolase, whose product MKGYLRKDGQKGIRNVIVVAYLVECAHHVARQIVAEFAGQEVHLIGFSGCAPNDYAHKMMQNLCTHPNVGAVLLTSLGCENFNRNDLANYILETGRPVEKLVIQECGGTLTSVQKGKKIINGFFSELKNTEKVDFKLTDLIVGTICGGSDATSGFTANPSIGKAFDKLVVKGAICMFEEPGELMGCEHLMAERAVNKEVGKQLVDCIKKADNYYKKMGHDSFSAGNAVGGLTTIEEKSLGSYSKSGSLPIKALIKPGERPTESGLYFMDVVPDGEALWGFPNINDNAEIVEMIASGCHIILFSTGRGSVVGSAISPVVKVCGNPKTYKNLSGDMDINSGKIITEGTSLEQLGDEIVTLVEKVISGQKTKSEQLGHQEFSLGYKYFEYGKKNCDM is encoded by the coding sequence ATGAAAGGATATTTAAGAAAAGACGGACAAAAAGGAATTAGAAATGTTATTGTTGTAGCTTATTTAGTAGAATGTGCGCATCATGTAGCACGTCAAATTGTTGCAGAGTTTGCAGGACAAGAAGTTCATTTAATTGGCTTTAGTGGTTGTGCACCCAATGATTATGCACATAAAATGATGCAAAACCTTTGTACACATCCTAATGTTGGTGCTGTATTGTTAACGTCTTTAGGATGTGAAAACTTTAATAGAAATGACTTAGCTAATTATATTTTAGAAACAGGGAGACCTGTAGAAAAATTAGTAATACAAGAATGTGGAGGTACTTTAACATCGGTACAAAAAGGAAAAAAGATTATAAATGGTTTTTTCTCTGAATTAAAAAATACAGAAAAAGTAGACTTTAAACTTACAGATCTTATAGTGGGTACTATTTGTGGAGGTTCTGATGCAACGAGTGGTTTTACAGCAAACCCATCAATAGGTAAAGCTTTTGATAAGTTAGTTGTAAAAGGAGCTATTTGTATGTTCGAAGAACCAGGAGAATTAATGGGGTGCGAGCATTTAATGGCAGAAAGAGCAGTAAATAAAGAAGTGGGTAAACAGTTAGTAGATTGTATTAAAAAGGCTGATAATTATTACAAAAAAATGGGTCACGATAGTTTTTCTGCAGGTAATGCCGTTGGTGGCTTAACTACCATAGAAGAAAAATCTTTAGGGTCTTATTCTAAAAGCGGAAGTTTACCTATAAAAGCGTTAATAAAACCAGGAGAAAGACCAACAGAATCTGGTTTATATTTTATGGATGTAGTTCCAGATGGTGAAGCTTTATGGGGTTTTCCTAACATTAATGACAATGCAGAAATTGTAGAAATGATTGCAAGCGGGTGTCATATTATATTATTTTCAACAGGTCGTGGTTCTGTTGTTGGTTCAGCAATATCTCCAGTAGTTAAAGTTTGTGGTAATCCTAAAACGTATAAAAATCTTTCTGGTGATATGGATATCAATTCTGGAAAAATTATCACAGAAGGGACTTCTTTAGAGCAACTTGGCGATGAAATTGTAACCCTTGTAGAAAAGGTTATTAGTGGGCAAAAAACAAAATCGGAACAACTAGGACATCAAGAATTTAGCCTTGGCTATAAATATTTTGAGTATGGTAAGAAAAACTGTGATATGTAA
- a CDS encoding SDR family NAD(P)-dependent oxidoreductase codes for MNIFSLEGKNAVITGGGSGIGLGIAKTFIEAGAKVLIIGRNEEKLREAKLSLGDNCSYKSFDVTNLDAIPDFVTETKSNLGNVDILINCAGTHLKKYAVDTTDSEFLQVLNVHLLSVFALTREFSKVMIKRQKGSIILISSMTAIMGMKQVVAYSTAKTAILGLMRSMVAELAVDNVRINAIAPGWIDTPMLHKATDNDLPRKTKILNRIPSGKFGMPEDIGYAALYLVADASKYVNGVFLPVDGGAAGGF; via the coding sequence ATGAATATATTTAGTTTAGAAGGAAAAAATGCAGTAATTACTGGTGGAGGAAGTGGTATAGGTCTTGGTATTGCCAAAACATTTATAGAAGCAGGTGCTAAAGTTTTAATTATTGGTAGAAATGAAGAAAAATTAAGAGAAGCTAAATTATCTTTAGGTGATAACTGTAGCTACAAATCTTTTGATGTAACTAATTTAGATGCAATTCCAGATTTTGTTACCGAAACAAAATCTAACTTAGGAAATGTAGATATTTTGATAAACTGTGCAGGTACTCACTTAAAAAAATATGCAGTTGATACTACAGATAGTGAGTTTTTACAAGTTTTAAATGTTCATTTATTAAGTGTTTTTGCCCTAACTAGAGAGTTTTCTAAAGTTATGATTAAAAGGCAAAAAGGTTCTATTATCCTTATTAGTTCTATGACTGCCATTATGGGAATGAAACAAGTAGTGGCTTACTCAACAGCTAAAACAGCTATTTTGGGGTTAATGAGAAGTATGGTTGCAGAATTAGCTGTAGACAATGTTAGAATAAACGCTATTGCTCCTGGATGGATTGATACGCCAATGCTTCATAAAGCTACGGATAATGATTTACCTCGAAAAACTAAAATTTTAAACAGAATACCATCAGGTAAATTTGGTATGCCAGAAGATATAGGGTATGCCGCACTTTATTTAGTTGCTGATGCAAGTAAATATGTAAATGGAGTTTTCCTTCCTGTAGATGGTGGGGCAGCAGGAGGTTTCTAA
- a CDS encoding SusC/RagA family TonB-linked outer membrane protein, with the protein MNDQQLTKKPHLKFLFLLCFFTSLLSFGQKSIRGTITGVDGSPLPDATVLEKGTTNGVQSDMEGKFSLDIANGNATLVISYLGYLSKELAVNNQTNITIVLEEDASELDEVVIIGYGSQNKSKITGSVGFVDSAELDDAIFTDVSQVLQGRTSGVNIINGTGEPGSPARIRIRGNNSINGDNNPLWVVDGVPVSGIPSFSPRDIASFEVLKDAAATSIYGARGANGVVIVNTKRGKKGETQINASSTIGFSEPLARFNVLNGQTYAEYRNEAAANGGGAIPFANPSDFAGQGVDWQDLVSQTGIRKEFDVSMSGGAEKMNFFTAVNYINEKGIFKNNDYERANLRANIDFKALNGLLDVKLSNALTHTVRKGGSFSEGGELSKNQGGIFSAAASEPLVPIDFTGNASNGLLFQNPYLYFTESQRRRAETRILSSIQSTIDITEGLTFTNNSSVDFFNSSNGLFTPAQLGGEAFLVNGRIRTSSAEQFNFVISNYLKYSKIFSEKHDFNILVGQEYNGFNTRSVSTISENLSTNLFGLDNVGVAGSQLASSNRVEANLQSFFGRLDYSFSDRYLLNATYRADGSSRFSENNKWGFFPSFGGAWLVSNEEFLEDSKISNLKFRVSWGQVGSQAIEPYQSLNQFQSNNVFSTIGNTSSIGIQPANTAGNSELKWETTTTFDIGFDLGLFNNALEFNVSYYNKKTQDLLQLVGLPAQDGFRNILVNLGEVENKGLEIGIFADILRNKEFNWSSSLNLSMNRSKVLDIGTAPRLFPADGQAFTNVFVNTNVYEVGQPIGAFYGWKADGLIQESDFDTSGNPTFSPFNGGETLGGNKYVDVTKDGVLNIDDRVVIGDPNPDAIIGWNNDLSYKDFSLNLFFQASIGNDIANASRYILSTNSANTLQEYYDNRWTPSNPTNNPRYPRPGINNPDTFNSSIIEDGSYLRLKNVTLKYNISLPERWKTLSALEVSLTGTNLLTITNYSGLDPEVDSFDSFRGQGGLFGLDFGTYPTTRLISFGINAQF; encoded by the coding sequence ATGAATGACCAACAATTAACTAAAAAGCCGCATTTAAAATTTTTGTTTCTCTTATGTTTTTTTACAAGCTTACTCAGCTTTGGACAAAAATCAATAAGGGGTACTATAACGGGGGTAGATGGCTCTCCGTTACCAGATGCTACCGTTCTAGAAAAAGGAACAACTAATGGAGTACAATCTGATATGGAGGGAAAATTCTCTTTAGATATAGCTAATGGTAATGCCACATTAGTAATATCCTATCTAGGTTATTTATCTAAAGAATTAGCTGTTAATAACCAAACAAATATTACAATTGTATTAGAGGAAGATGCTTCTGAATTAGACGAAGTTGTTATTATTGGCTATGGATCACAAAACAAATCAAAAATAACAGGGTCTGTTGGCTTTGTGGATAGTGCAGAATTAGATGATGCCATATTTACAGATGTCAGTCAAGTTCTTCAAGGAAGAACATCAGGAGTAAACATTATTAATGGTACTGGAGAGCCAGGTTCTCCTGCACGTATTCGTATTAGGGGTAATAATTCTATTAATGGTGATAATAATCCACTTTGGGTGGTAGATGGTGTGCCTGTAAGTGGTATTCCTAGTTTTAGTCCTCGAGACATTGCTTCTTTTGAAGTGTTAAAAGATGCAGCTGCAACATCTATTTATGGAGCAAGAGGGGCTAACGGTGTTGTTATCGTAAATACAAAAAGAGGTAAGAAAGGAGAAACTCAAATTAATGCATCTTCTACCATAGGTTTCTCAGAACCATTAGCAAGGTTTAATGTATTAAATGGGCAAACTTATGCAGAGTATAGAAATGAGGCTGCAGCAAATGGAGGTGGTGCCATCCCTTTTGCAAATCCATCTGATTTTGCTGGACAAGGGGTAGATTGGCAAGACCTTGTATCACAAACCGGAATAAGAAAAGAGTTTGATGTATCTATGAGTGGTGGTGCAGAAAAAATGAATTTCTTTACTGCGGTAAACTATATAAATGAAAAGGGTATTTTCAAAAACAATGATTATGAAAGAGCTAATCTTCGTGCAAATATAGATTTTAAAGCCTTAAATGGTCTTTTAGATGTTAAATTAAGTAATGCCTTAACGCATACGGTAAGAAAAGGAGGTAGCTTTTCTGAAGGTGGTGAACTAAGTAAAAATCAAGGAGGTATTTTTAGTGCAGCTGCTTCAGAGCCATTGGTGCCTATCGATTTTACTGGAAATGCATCAAATGGTCTCTTATTTCAAAACCCTTATCTTTATTTTACAGAAAGTCAAAGAAGAAGAGCCGAAACTAGAATTTTATCTAGTATTCAATCAACTATAGATATAACAGAAGGATTAACCTTTACAAATAATAGTAGTGTAGATTTTTTTAATTCAAGTAATGGATTATTTACACCTGCACAACTGGGTGGAGAAGCATTTTTGGTTAATGGTAGAATTAGAACTTCTAGTGCAGAGCAATTTAATTTTGTTATTAGTAACTATTTAAAATATAGCAAGATATTTTCTGAGAAACATGATTTTAATATTCTTGTAGGGCAGGAGTATAATGGGTTTAATACTAGAAGTGTAAGTACTATCTCAGAAAATTTATCTACCAATCTTTTTGGTTTAGATAATGTTGGCGTTGCCGGAAGTCAACTTGCTAGTAGTAACAGAGTTGAGGCTAATTTACAATCCTTTTTTGGAAGGTTAGACTATAGTTTTAGTGACCGATATTTATTAAACGCTACTTATAGAGCAGATGGGTCTTCTCGTTTTTCTGAGAATAATAAATGGGGATTTTTCCCTTCTTTTGGAGGAGCATGGTTGGTGTCTAACGAAGAGTTTTTAGAAGATTCTAAGATATCTAATCTTAAATTTCGTGTCTCTTGGGGGCAGGTAGGTAGTCAAGCTATTGAGCCATACCAATCCTTAAACCAGTTTCAATCAAACAATGTTTTCTCTACAATAGGTAATACTTCTAGCATTGGTATTCAGCCTGCCAACACAGCTGGTAATTCAGAATTGAAATGGGAAACCACTACCACTTTTGATATTGGTTTTGATCTTGGTTTGTTTAATAATGCTTTAGAATTTAATGTATCCTACTATAATAAGAAAACTCAAGATTTATTACAACTTGTAGGCCTGCCTGCTCAAGATGGGTTTAGAAATATTTTAGTAAACCTTGGTGAGGTTGAAAACAAAGGATTGGAAATTGGTATTTTTGCTGATATTCTTAGAAATAAAGAATTTAATTGGTCTAGTAGTCTTAATTTAAGTATGAATAGATCAAAAGTTTTGGATATCGGTACAGCACCTAGATTATTCCCAGCAGATGGACAAGCATTTACAAATGTGTTTGTAAATACTAATGTATACGAGGTGGGGCAGCCAATAGGTGCTTTTTATGGTTGGAAAGCCGATGGTTTAATTCAAGAATCAGATTTTGATACCAGTGGAAACCCAACATTTTCTCCATTTAATGGAGGAGAAACTCTAGGAGGAAATAAATATGTTGATGTTACTAAAGATGGTGTTCTTAATATTGATGATAGAGTGGTTATTGGTGATCCAAACCCTGATGCTATTATTGGATGGAATAATGATTTATCGTATAAAGATTTTTCACTAAATCTGTTTTTTCAAGCTTCTATTGGTAATGATATAGCAAATGCGTCGAGGTACATATTATCTACCAACTCTGCAAACACTTTACAAGAATACTATGATAACCGTTGGACGCCTTCTAACCCAACAAATAATCCTCGTTATCCTAGACCTGGTATTAACAACCCAGATACTTTTAATAGTTCTATTATAGAAGATGGTAGTTACTTAAGATTAAAGAATGTAACCCTGAAATATAATATATCTCTGCCAGAAAGATGGAAAACTCTTTCTGCTCTAGAAGTATCTCTTACTGGTACTAATTTATTAACAATAACTAATTATTCTGGTTTAGATCCAGAAGTTGATTCTTTTGATTCGTTTAGAGGTCAAGGTGGTTTATTTGGTCTTGATTTTGGTACCTATCCTACTACTCGTTTGATAAGTTTTGGAATAAATGCACAATTTTAA